The Prevotella herbatica genome contains the following window.
GGTTGTATACTATATATATATTCTGGTCCTTTTCCTTCTTTATATACTGGATTTGTCATATTGCTTGCCGTAACGACATCGTCAGTACGTGCAGTCTTTTCAGCATCTACAATTCCAACATATTTCCATTTACCTGTTTTTAAATCGAGTATTTCAACATGAAAGCGCCATCCGTTTTTCTCTGTGCTCGAACCGCATATCAGTCTGCCGTTAATCAATTCTGGCTTATTCTTCACAGGTCCGATGAATCCTTTAGGCAAAGGTTCTCTTTCTGTCCATGTCTTTCCACCGTCTCGTGACTTCACGAGCCAACCTGTCCAGTCGTCTACTGTAGCACCGACTTTATAGAAAAGCCATATATCTCCGTCTGGCATTGTAAACAACACAGGGTTCCAACAAGCTTTGCGCTTCAATGTTCCAGACATTGCAACCTTACGATACTTTATTGGTCCCGCAGAAGCTGGTGTTGTCTTTGCATCTACTCCTGCTAATTCAGCATCAGCCGTTCCCAACTGAAACACTCCGTCACCAGCCATTATAGGAGCTTCCCATTTATCAGCACCCTTTGGTTTTCTGCTGACCCAGATACATACATCCGGATTACGTTCTTTTGTTCCACCAAAATATGATGCGACTAAATCACCGTTTTTTAGTTCTGTTATTGTTGAAGCATGAGCTTCTGGGAATGTAGCATTATCATATAGGAATTCATCTTTTATGATTGCTGTGTTGCGAGTTGGAATTTCGATATTAAAAGAATATCTACCCGATCCAACTTCCTCTGTTTTGCCATTTGGCATATATAGTGTAGCAGTTGTATTTACTGGTATTTCTACATTCCAATGTAATTTCTGTAATGTCTTATCCCATTTACTCACAACTTTTCCGTATGGTGTTTCGTATGAAGCATTTACATTAAAGCAATTCTGTATATCGAAAGAAGGTTTCAAGATGATGTGTTTATATGCGACACTATTTCCAGACTGACTGATTCCTCCAAGATATTTATAACACCATGTCAGCAAGTCACCAAGCAACATTACGTGGTTTCCAGAATTCATCTTTGCATCTGCCTTGTCACCATTCCATAGTTCCCAAATTGTCGTCGCTCCGTTTTCAGCCATATATCCCCAAGAAGGGTATGTCTTGTTGGTTGCTAAAAGATATGCAACATCTGAGAAACCATTGTCGGAAAGTGATCTTAAAAGCCAACTGATACCAATAACGCCACATGTGACATGACCATCACCAACTGATATTATATTCGTAACTACATTTTTTACGACTTCTGCCTTTATGCTATCTGGAACAATACCAAAAGCTAAAGGAAGAAGATTTGCTGTTGCTGTGTTATTACCATAGAATACACTGTCTGGATATAATACATGTCCAGGACGTAGAGATGTACCACGCTTTACTGTAAGGAACTTATGATTGAACGCATCTGTCATTTCCTTGCGTTTACTCTCCCAAAGTTTGGCATCTTCGTTCATATTCTGCAACTTGGCAAACTTCTCCATAAGCTGCAAAATCCTTACGCCGTAAGCTGTAGATATGAGTTGTCCATTTGTGTTGCGCGAAGGATCTTCACTATGTATGAGCTGTAATTTCTCTGGTGGGACACACCAATCGCCATATTTATCCTTTGTTATTATTCCGTCTGTTTCATATTCATTCAGCATGTACATCAGCCATTTTTTGATCGAAGGATATGAATTAATTATCGGTTGCGAATTACCATACTGTTCATACAGCATATCACATGCAAACGGAAAAACAGCAGGCCAAGTCATATTGTCTTCATAATAGTTCCAGAATGCTGGCGTTACATTAGACATTGCTCCGTCATAGCGTACTCCATCACTTAAATCATGCATCCACTTGGCATAAAGACATTCGTTATCAAACAGGTAACTTTCGCCAAGACATCCCACAGTGCGATCACCCAACCATGGTTGACGCTCGTTTCTTTGTGGACAGTCTACTGGCATACCTTTATAATTACTTTTTATTCCCCAAAATGCATTATGGATGACCTTATTAAGAATTGTATCAGATGTTGTCAATTCGCCTGTTGCCTGCATATCGTCGCCAACAGTAAATGCAGTAAAATCTTCTTTCTTTGCTGTTGCCACATTGCTTACTTCAGCATACCTGAAACCATGATATACAAAAGTTGGTTTCCATATATTTCCTTGTTCCTTACCATTGCATACATATATATCCGTGGAATTGGCATTTCGCAGATTGGCGGTATAAATACTTCCGTCCTGATTAAGTTTCTCAGCATATCTCACCTTTATAGAATCACCTTTTTCTCCACGTGGAATGAATCCAATCCAACCAGCCATATTCTGTCCGAAGTCGAGAATATACTTACCATTGACTTTCGTGATTGATATTGGATTTCCGTATCTTTGCTCCACCATACAAGGTGTCATCTGTGCACGCAGTTCACCTTCAGGCACGGCTGCTCTGATGGCATTTATCCATTTTGAATCATCATATCCAACAGTATTCCATCCAGACATTTCCATACGGGCATCATATTCCTCACCGTCATATTCATTTGTATTACGTATCGGACCATTGAAACTTAACTTCCAACTCTGATCTGTTGCCCATGTTTCCGTTGTTCCATCCTGATATTCAACAAGGATGTTTATTCTACATTTTGGCAATCCAAATACAGGAGACTTATAATACTTCTCCTGGCGCATAGGGAAATATCTGCCTGCTGCCAAAGATATACCTATTGCATTATCAGACTGTATATAATGTGTGATATCGAAAGTATTGTAATATACCGTTTTACGATAATCTGACAGTACTGGTTTCAATACCTGATTATCTCCTATCTGTTTTCCGTTTACGTAGAAATCATAAAGACCTAATCCTGCAACATAAGCCATTGCACGGCGCACAGTCTTCTTGGTTTTGAATTCTTTTCGCAAGTATCTTACAGCAAGTCTGGTATGAAGTCCACGCTGCTCACCGGGTTGAAGTTCTTCCAATCCTATCCACTGACCTTTCCATCTGTTTTCACCCAACAGAGCCATACCAAAATGTTGTACTTGGCTCCACTCGCTTTTACCTTTATTTGTAAACACGCGCACTCTCCAAAAAGCCTCGTCGTTGCTTTTCAACGCCTGACCTCTATACTCTATCCATAGTTGATTGGCTGATTCTACCTTTCCTGAATTCCATAAATCAGCCTTGACTTCATCTAGTTTTTCTGGCGATGAAGCCACTATAATCTGATAACCTGTCTGTACGACATTACTACCGTCAGAAGATATTTTCCATGAGAATCTAGGAGTTGTGATATCAATGCCTTCTGGATTCTTCAGATTTTCGGTCCTTATATCATATACTCCGATGTTTGCCGCAACCATTTGCAACGGCAACATTATAACTAT
Protein-coding sequences here:
- a CDS encoding family 78 glycoside hydrolase catalytic domain; the protein is MKRLLYIFIVIMLPLQMVAANIGVYDIRTENLKNPEGIDITTPRFSWKISSDGSNVVQTGYQIIVASSPEKLDEVKADLWNSGKVESANQLWIEYRGQALKSNDEAFWRVRVFTNKGKSEWSQVQHFGMALLGENRWKGQWIGLEELQPGEQRGLHTRLAVRYLRKEFKTKKTVRRAMAYVAGLGLYDFYVNGKQIGDNQVLKPVLSDYRKTVYYNTFDITHYIQSDNAIGISLAAGRYFPMRQEKYYKSPVFGLPKCRINILVEYQDGTTETWATDQSWKLSFNGPIRNTNEYDGEEYDARMEMSGWNTVGYDDSKWINAIRAAVPEGELRAQMTPCMVEQRYGNPISITKVNGKYILDFGQNMAGWIGFIPRGEKGDSIKVRYAEKLNQDGSIYTANLRNANSTDIYVCNGKEQGNIWKPTFVYHGFRYAEVSNVATAKKEDFTAFTVGDDMQATGELTTSDTILNKVIHNAFWGIKSNYKGMPVDCPQRNERQPWLGDRTVGCLGESYLFDNECLYAKWMHDLSDGVRYDGAMSNVTPAFWNYYEDNMTWPAVFPFACDMLYEQYGNSQPIINSYPSIKKWLMYMLNEYETDGIITKDKYGDWCVPPEKLQLIHSEDPSRNTNGQLISTAYGVRILQLMEKFAKLQNMNEDAKLWESKRKEMTDAFNHKFLTVKRGTSLRPGHVLYPDSVFYGNNTATANLLPLAFGIVPDSIKAEVVKNVVTNIISVGDGHVTCGVIGISWLLRSLSDNGFSDVAYLLATNKTYPSWGYMAENGATTIWELWNGDKADAKMNSGNHVMLLGDLLTWCYKYLGGISQSGNSVAYKHIILKPSFDIQNCFNVNASYETPYGKVVSKWDKTLQKLHWNVEIPVNTTATLYMPNGKTEEVGSGRYSFNIEIPTRNTAIIKDEFLYDNATFPEAHASTITELKNGDLVASYFGGTKERNPDVCIWVSRKPKGADKWEAPIMAGDGVFQLGTADAELAGVDAKTTPASAGPIKYRKVAMSGTLKRKACWNPVLFTMPDGDIWLFYKVGATVDDWTGWLVKSRDGGKTWTEREPLPKGFIGPVKNKPELINGRLICGSSTEKNGWRFHVEILDLKTGKWKYVGIVDAEKTARTDDVVTASNMTNPVYKEGKGPEYIYSIQPSILKLKDGRLQVLMRTHNAKLATSFSSDNGDTWSKVTLTDVPNNQSGTDAVTLKDGRHVLIYNDFETIPSTKKGPRTPLSIAISDDGTHWRHVLTLEDSPVSQYSYPAIIQGKDGNLHCVYTWRRQLIAYKKIDLSKLK